GAATGGTTTTAATCGCCCGTGGATCAGCTTCTGATAGTGCCTCATTTAACTCTTCATCAGTTCCGGTTGATGCTTTGAATATCGCCATAGTTGTACTTATAGCAAGTTCGACAGGAGAGGGTTCATTGTTCAGCTTAGGATTTTGTGACACTTCTTCTATTACAAATCCAAATGACCCCTTGGTTGTTCCGGTTATCAACATCTTATATTCTTCACGGTTTGGCAACATACCCCGCGATCCCAGAGTGTCTGTCTGACTTGCTCCGACTGCTGCGACTGCATCAGTGAACTGTTTGATGGCATTTCCTCCAAAGTCTGCCTGAACTCCATGGCTGTTGATGACCGGAGCACCCCGGAATGTTATACTGAATTGAGCAGGATTATAATATTGGCCCTCAAATGAGGCAAGTGAGGCTTCTATATCATGTTTTCTGGATTCCAGACTGAGACGCTCAATGACACTGGACGTGGGTAGTTGTATAAGCATTTTGTTTAATGTGGATAACTCCGCTTTTAAATGCTGATAATTCTGATTGGTCATCATAAAGAATCCTCCTCTTTCATCATTGCATCAAGGTTGCTCATAGCAATCTGATCTTCTTTATCGGAAAGTTCTATTTGTATAAATCCTTTCCACTGTCCGTCTCTTCTGTGTGACCAGATGCTGTACCAATACGTGATTTGCCTGATAAGCATCTCGTATCCATCTGAGTTTAACTGTACAAAATATGCATCAACATTATATTCATCTTTCGTCCTTTTAGAGTTGAAGATATCTTGGTTAGAAGATAAAAGGGTCTCCTGACTTGTTTCTTCAGGCAGAATAAAAAATGTGACAAGATCGATATCATTGGGATTTCTTCCTTCTGTCTTCTCAACATTTTCAAGGAAACTTCCATCAATCCACTGAAAGCCTTCATTAAGCCCTAATTCATGCAGATCAGAACGGAAATTCATAAAACCTTTTATGATCTCTCTACGGTGTTTGGTATTTGCAAACCGGAGAATTAAGTCAGTTAAAGAGATTGAATAGGGGGACCTTTCAAAATCTGTTGGATCAGCCATATTTATGGGCGGTAAAATCCCGTCAATGTTCCAGTCCGGTATCACGTCTTTATTCATTTAACGTCTCCTTTGAAAGTTCTGCTTTTATTCATTATTATCCTCCCTAAGTGTTTTTTTCCTTTTTGCTGAATATGTCTGCCAGTCTTATGGTTCATATAAAGTCTGACTAAGGGTTATTGAGTTGTATTTAGTTCCTAGATAAAACACGAAGTTTAGCCAAAAGCCACATCCATCCGTGTGATATAGATCTCCCCGTGGAACCGTGACTGAATCTCCTGCAAAGATGCGGTTTTTAAAAAGAGCTCCAAAGCCTCATGAAGGTTATTACGGGCTTCTTCTACAGTACTGCCCTGGCTTGCAATGTCATATTCCGGGCAGAATGAAACATAGCCATCGCCTTCCTTTTCAATAATGGCTGTGAGCTGTTTTCGCATAATATTTTATCTCCCGTATTTTGTAATAATATCTGTTACTATATCATAATAATTATGTAACAATTCAATAAAAGAGAGAGGAGGAACTAAAGAGGCTGAGGCTTTTTTGAAGGTCAGTCTTCTCTGCCGGTGCCTTGACTCCTTAAACTCTTTTATGCCGGGGAAGGTTGCCGGAGTTCTTGGAGAGTGTTTTGGTGTGTCGGTTGATGCCGGTTATTTCTTCCCTGCTGCCGGTTAGGTGTGGGCCGGCCGGAGGTTTAAGGGCCGGGGTTTTTGAGGAGAGAGTTGGTTTTGATGTCTGCTTTTCTCCGGTTGGGACTCTGATTTGGGAAGAAAGTTGAGGGTTTTAGAGAGGGTGAGAGCAGCCGAATAACTCCGGGGAAGAAGAGAGTTACCTGGGCGTTATCGGGCTGAAAATCCGGAAAAATCAGGATGCCTTTGATTATTTTCCATCATCGGGAGTATAAACTTCCATTTTACCTTCTGAGTGTACTTTCTTTAATATCCCGTCAAGGGCTTTGGAGAGTTTTTGGGCTGCGGAGTGGGACATATATATCCTCGTGCCCTGTATGTGTACTTTTTCGTCATCTTTTTTTATCCCCGGCATCTCCAGAAAATCAATATATAGATCCCTGTGAGTTGCCTGCACATATGCAAGATTGGAGTAGGCACTGGAAGTTATATCGGTGACCATATCGTCCTTTTTGTATCTGTACATTTCACTTATATCAATTGTCGCTGAGTCTGTATTTGCCGTTTTTTTATTATCAGTCATATTCATGCACTCGCCGATATGGTTTCATATTCTTCATCATCTGTGCTTTTTATTTCCGGATTTAAACTCCATTTGTCATAATTAGCAATTGCTTTTGGTTCGTATTTTTCTCTTAAGACTGAATTGTAATAGTCACTGACTGCCATGTCCATGCAGTCTGTCCCTTCACGATCATCAAGCATTGCATATGCCAGAAATGAAAGTCCGGCAAACTTTTTTGACTTAACTATAACTCTGTATATTGGGTGTTTTTCATCCCCGCATTTTTCAATAAGTCCAAGAATTACTAATTTTTTGAGGGCATCATGAATTGATTTTTCAGATTTTTTTGTGACATCTTCAAGATATTTTGGACGGTAGTCCATTGTAGGATCTGCGATAAGTTCCTCAACAACTTTTGCCATTACTGTATCGCCGAATAAACCTCCATATGGCTTATTAAGATACATCTCCTCTTCTGCTGATAATACCGGCAGGGATTTATCTGTCATTTCCCTGACCTCTCTTTTTTTCTATGATTGAAATAATTTCTAATGTAATATTGTATGTATGTAGTAAATAATTACTGTTGTCCCATATTATTTTATAGGTTTGTCCAGTGCCGGTGATGTGGCACTTCAACGTCATAATATGTCATCCACTGATCAGCCCATACTTTATCGACACGCTGAATTACTTTATTCCCGTTTCCTGTCTGTCCGATACGGATGTATT
The sequence above is a segment of the Methanoplanus limicola DSM 2279 genome. Coding sequences within it:
- a CDS encoding DUF6932 family protein, which encodes MNKDVIPDWNIDGILPPINMADPTDFERSPYSISLTDLILRFANTKHRREIIKGFMNFRSDLHELGLNEGFQWIDGSFLENVEKTEGRNPNDIDLVTFFILPEETSQETLLSSNQDIFNSKRTKDEYNVDAYFVQLNSDGYEMLIRQITYWYSIWSHRRDGQWKGFIQIELSDKEDQIAMSNLDAMMKEEDSL
- a CDS encoding type II toxin-antitoxin system HicB family antitoxin → MRKQLTAIIEKEGDGYVSFCPEYDIASQGSTVEEARNNLHEALELFLKTASLQEIQSRFHGEIYITRMDVAFG
- a CDS encoding DUF3467 domain-containing protein, translating into MTDNKKTANTDSATIDISEMYRYKKDDMVTDITSSAYSNLAYVQATHRDLYIDFLEMPGIKKDDEKVHIQGTRIYMSHSAAQKLSKALDGILKKVHSEGKMEVYTPDDGK